A window of Pyrus communis chromosome 3, drPyrComm1.1, whole genome shotgun sequence genomic DNA:
TGATGCACTTGAGTTATTGGCTTATACTGATTCAGATTTGGCAGGTGTATTGATGATCCAAGATCAACTAATGGATACATATTTATGCTTACTGGTGGTGCTGTGTCATGGAAAAGTGCTACACAGAAATCGACTGCTTTGTCGACAATGGAGGCTGAGTTTATTGGATGTTATACTATAACTAAATATgcaaataggcttagaaatctgATAAGGGGATTAAGTGAGGTAGACAACATTGAGAAACCACTTAAGTTGTACTGTGACAACAAGGCAGCAGTGTTTTTCTCGAAGAATAACAAGAGATCACTTGCAAACAGACTTATGGATATGAAGTACTTGAAGGTAAAAGATGAGGTAAGAAAAGGAACTATTGATATTCAACACATAAGCACAGAACTTATGGTTGCTGACCTTCTTACAAAGGCCTTACCAGTGGGAATATTTAAGAAGCACACTTTTGATATGGGAATGAGAGATTCTTTTAATTCTGTCAATGAGCGGGAGTGAGCACTCGATTGATTCTTATGTGATACATTCAATTGTTGGTTATTATTCTCTATCAATTTCCTTTGTTATTTGAACTATGCATGAGTTTATCAGTATGGAAATTTCATAACTGATATATTAATCTTAACAGATTTCGTACTCAAGttaatttcagtttattttGTGAACTAATGTTTTGATTATTAGTTCTTGACACCGTGACTTTGTTAGCAACAAAGTGCTTTAAGTTGAATGTGTATGTAATCTTGGAGTGAAAGGAACATACCAagttattctttgttttctttggttCTGCATTCGATTCAAAGTGACAGGTTGCTAGGAAAGGTTGTTGCATACTTATGAAGACTCAGTGATCACCGTGAGTTCTTATTTGTTAGGATAATTCATTGAcattcaagtgggagaatgtaaagttatgaatgacaatgaatGATATATTGGATTACTTGTGTTATAAGGTACTTGATTATCAAGTTGTTAACGGCATATGTAATCTAATAGTCCTATTGAAATAAGGATTATGAAGTCTTAACCTTTGCAATTGACCTCAAAGAAATCTGACAGGTTTCGCTACAAAGATATAGAATCATGGTGGGGCTCAATCACTTAAGTGATAGGGTTTGTTTATCACAACCAATAATAGGCCGGCTGTGAATAAACCCTAATGATATAAATACTATGGTTATGTCCCTGCTTCCATATGCTTAATCTCTAAAATACGTTGAACCTTTTTCATATAGCTGAGAGATATTATTGAAGTACTGGAAGTAGAAGACAACCTAGAACTCTGCAATGTCTTCTGCTTCCTCAGGTAAGTTTTACGTAGACCTTATATGTTGCATATCTGCATGCAGTGCATCCTTGTTTCATAGAAATATGGTTCACGTAATCCTACAACCTTATTTCTTCTTTATCACATGCATGTCTATATAAATGCATGTTACTTATGTAATCCTTACACAACACAGTTCCATAAAAAAATGAAGTAACAACCATACAAAACCCCGAAAATTTGTCAATTTTGCTTACCATCCGAGTGGATTAGTGACTTGGGCAATCCATTCGGCCTCAGTGCCTTGTCATTCACCCCTTCTATGTACTTGTTGACCTCAACCTGCATTCTGCAAGAGCAAGAAGTAAACTTTTTTCTCAAAACTATCCcaagaaaaaaattgcaataaaatttCAAGCAATATCGATGAAAACTAAATGAAAACATTCTATTGAGCATTCAAATTACAAAAGTTTcataaaatttagaaatttgGGGACTGACCCAATAAATTTGATGGTGTTTCCTGGCTCATCTTTGATTGGGGTAATGGTGAGAAGATTCCAGAAGGGAGTTCCACTTTTCTTGTAGTTGAAGAGTCTACCGCAGTAACTTTTCCCGGTCTTCACCGCGTGTCGGATCTTCGACACTTCGTCCCAGTCCGTTTCCGGTCCCTGAAGAAATCGGCTGCATCCAAAATATCACAATTTTAGGGCACcaaattgctttctttcttttcgaTGTCTTCGTCTTCGTGGAGGTGGAGCCATACATTGTGGTTAATTGAAACTCGGACCAGAAATTTTGACCTAAATTGAGCGAAACCCTAAAATTGCTACAAAGGGGACTGAGCTGAACTGAAGGGAGTGCAGCTGCGTGGTAACTATTTCCCAATTTCAAATTACGATGTATTTATAGCAGCTGTTTGGTTTAGCTTAAAACGCCGGGGTGCAAGACATAAACCGTCAGTAACGAAAAAAAATCTCACTTGGAGTAGTTCTAGGGTAACGCAATCCACCTTgttattttgtcaaattatcGTGTATGGAAATGAAAACAATATGTCTCAGAAATGGTCCAAATTGATACTCGAACAATTATATCATACTACGTTACCAGAGGCGGATGGAAATAGGACCTAGGGGATCCCATGACCATTCTGgtccaaaaaatatatatgtgaagATTTTTCAATGATCCTTCCAATGTTTGGTAACGGTCTCTTTTTTTCCTACTAAATGTTTGATGTAATGCATGCTATAAATATCTCAGCAGACTGTTTTGGCAACACTTGACAAAATTCTCTCTATTTCACTCATCAGATTGCTTCATCGTATGCCTATATATGTTGACATGTGCACAAGAAGCTcaccaaatgacaaaactgattttttttttttttttgcgcacTTCGCATTTTGTTTCTATCTAAAAAACTTATATTTAATACTGAGACCCCCAAGGTTCAAATCCTAGATCCGCCATTGTATGTTAGGATATGATTATTAACTTGATCGTATATTAAAATTGAAATAGGTAACATGTTAGACTAGAACCGGCTAATTATCCAATACATCTAAGCAAACCTAAAAATCAGTCCAATGTCAGAAACGGTTCAATGTGCTAAAAATCAGTAACTTACCAGTTCCTGCCAATGACCTCCTTTGAAGAATACCCAGTCATCCCAAAGAAGCCACTACTAGCATACATAATTGGACAATCAGGTTCAGTGGCATCAGAAACAACAAAAGTCTGCTGAAGTGTAGCATACATAACTGGAAGCATGACCACCATTTGAATCAGTGGCAGAAGTGCTTTTTGGATCGGCTGAAGCTTGAGCAGTTTCGAATGCCATCCACTTGGTGATGGAATTCCTTTTAGCAGCAGGAGCGgaagtgtttgttgaagaacTGCTTACTGGTCCAATATCCACAGTACCAGCAGCTTGCTTGTTGCTAGGGTTTGCTCCAACATCCTTCAGATTGAAAACCTCCATTGACAACAGAAAATCCACCAGCCATTAACATCACTTaactataaattttttataaacaaataGAATTTTAAATATACATATGTTGCTCAAGCTAAGAACGTACGTAATCTACAAGCTCGTTTCCCACAGAAAGCGTCAAACTATTCAAACTTTAGCATATAATCCGGCGCTGAATTTCATCAAGAATTTGCTATTTTTCAAGTGGAGACTGGAATGGAAAACATCACTCAATTAAAATAACTCAGAGTAACACGATGTGCTACCTAGAGAATTAACAGGCAATAAATTAtctaaaaaatgaaactttGCATGGAAGGACCTGCTGAAAATTGGAGTTTGATATCTCAGATAGAAAGTTTTCACTGAGCTTTGGCAGCATTGAAGGCAGCCATGCTCGGTTCCCACTTCCTAGAAACCGACAAAAAGGGCGCATTTGGCAAGAACCACCAGTCCTGATGAATTACAGAATCTGTTTCTGCAAGTCTCTACCATTCGATTGGTACGAgacctcttttctttttccttcttttttttttttatttttttattttttttatttgagaacTGGGAGTATTTCATATCCAGGGCCGAagccaaaagaaaccaaaaagccACAAATGGCAAGCAAATACGTAATAATATAACTGGAAGTAAGGGAGATAAAGAAAGGCACGGAAAAAGACCACGTCAGTCCTTTACTGTTAGGGTAAAATTGGTTATTCCTAAACAAAACGCCTGAGTTTGTAATGTCTTAGACTAATACATATTTTATGTTGTAATTATTTTAGTCTAAGTTTGTCTCACATGCTCTCAATCACAAAAATGGCAAGCATTTCAGAGATATCACTCAATTAAGTTCGGCATATATATGCACTCATACCATCTAGGTTAACGTTCAGTGGGCTATTCAATTTGGGCCTAAATGTTGAGTCGTATTGTTCATTAATAAAAGAGTATTGAGCTTGTTTGTATAATTAGGTATGCTTAAGCCCATCATTTTAAGTCAGCTTAAAACCCtagcatatatatacatatataccttTAGGATCCTAGTCTTGCCGCATGACCTTGTTTTGCTTTTAAGCATTCAACTTCCTGTTAATGTTTCTGGTTTTTCATCCATATCCCTTCACCTAGTTATCTCATTATATCTTAACTGATAAGTGATTAGGCCTTATTAGGCTTGTGGGTTTATGATAGGGATAAGAGAGTCTAGCTGCTGCACATATACATAGAAGTCCTAGTTACCTGGTTGAAGTGGCTGCCACATAACACAGACTAGATTAACAGAGCATTAGCACCGAGTGCATCATaatatgtttttatgttttggctgCCGCACGCATTAGATGAGTTTAGGGTTTTTCCTACTGCTGCTGCATATGCATTTAGGTTGTTTCCGTATGATATAAACACTAGCAGCAATGCATTAAACAGATAGAAAATCCATGTGCCGCATGCCCTAGGGTTaagtcagtttttatttttcatcttgATGAATCAGAGTATGTTTTTAGTTTGCTTTCACAGAGCATAAATTAACTAGAGTGCAGAAAGATGGCCTTGCTCCACCAAAGAGTCAATGCAATCATCAAACATCTCCTGGATAGTCTTGAATTTGAATCCTAGACTCTGCAACTTTGATGTGTCCAACTCATAATATGGTCCGCTTACTTGCTTCAACCTGAAAATTCCCATGTTAATTAAACTTCAAAACAACAGAGTATATATAAATTTCTGCTTGTTCAAGTTCATCTTCATATGTTTTTACTTTATTACCATGTGGTAGATCAAATGTAGCTAGCTTATCAATTTCTGATTGCTGAACTTATCAAAATCAAACACCGGTGACATACGAATCACACATTGACGACACAATTATTTCAGCAATTGGGATTTGGTCGATTTACCTTTTGGCAATAGGTAAGGAAGGATACCGCATGGATAATAAGGAAGCCAAGTCATCGTTGTCCAAAACTGTTGAGCTACAAAGATATCGACCATGAGCACTTTCATGCTCATAAACCAAGATGTGACAGAGTGCAACATCATCAATGTGAACATATCCCATTCTTCCATACCATACGGTATCCCCTGCTTAATTGCTCAGGAAAAAAATAACCGTTTAAATTAAACCAAGATCAACAAGTGAAAATCATGCGTAATCTACAGTGTATCGGTTTGATCTACATAAACCAGGCAGCAGCAGTAGTACCTTTAAGCAGGCTGAGTACCCGTGATGCAGTCAAACATAGATCAGGTGACAAACTAGGTCCAATCACCCACGCAGGTAGAACAGTTACTAAATCGATCCCATTTTCTTCGCAAAAATCCCCCGCTGCCTTCTCGGCTAGAACTTTAGATAAAGGGTACCAGAGCTTTTGTAACAGGTACATACACGGCCAGATCAATGAAGCGAATCATGAAAGCATACATAATTTGTCAGTTAATCAGTTAGTTGgttacacatacacacacacacacacacacacacacacacacatacaataTATAATGTACATGGCATAAGCAAGCAGAATTCAAAATTATTCTTAATTgtaccagaaaaaaaaatattaactacTGAAGATTTTATGTGAATTAGGTGATGAAAGCAACCTGAAGTCTCTGGCAGTGTTCCACAGAGCTCCAAGATGATTCATCCAGTTTTAAACTGGATGCTAAATCTTCATCGGGTCTATTCCTTAGAGCTGTAGAAGATGAAGTGAGAACCACTCGCCTCAGAGATGGATTTTTCTTACACGAACGCAACACGTTCAAGGTGCCCTCAATCGCTGGCTCCAAGACTTCTGTCTATATATGCATGACACAGAATAACAACATTCCTCAATTTGTGTGAAGGCTTAATAATTTGGGAGCTAGAAATTTGACACGTTATGCTAATTAGACTATCAATCTGAACTATCGAGAGGGTGAACTTTTGTTCAATGTACAATCCAGACTATCAATTGAACTATCGAGAGGGTGAACAAGAGGGTGAACTTTTGTTCAATGTACAACCCAGACTATCAATCTGAACTATCGAGAGGGTGAACTTTTGTTCAATGTACAATCCAGATTGAAGATTTTGCAATCTCAAAGGCCCAGTGTTCAGGAAtcagggtaaaaaaaaaaagttccctTAATTTTAAGGCATATATAG
This region includes:
- the LOC137729881 gene encoding tetraketide alpha-pyrone reductase 1-like isoform X1, whose protein sequence is MFDLGSPQLDLTIFLPAGALKQSNQKSAANLKGMDEKLESKGKVCVTGASGYLASCLIKWLLLSGYHVIGTVRDLGNQKKLAHLWKLEGATERLRLVEADLMKECSFDDAILGCHGVFHSASPVLKKPSSDPKTEVLEPAIEGTLNVLRSCKKNPSLRRVVLTSSSTALRNRPDEDLASSLKLDESSWSSVEHCQRLQLWYPLSKVLAEKAAGDFCEENGIDLVTVLPAWVIGPSLSPDLCLTASRVLSLLKGDTVWYGRMGYVHIDDVALCHILVYEHESAHGRYLCSSTVLDNDDLASLLSMRYPSLPIAKRLKQVSGPYYELDTSKLQSLGFKFKTIQEMFDDCIDSLVEQGHLSAL
- the LOC137729881 gene encoding tetraketide alpha-pyrone reductase 1-like isoform X2, encoding MDEKLESKGKVCVTGASGYLASCLIKWLLLSGYHVIGTVRDLGNQKKLAHLWKLEGATERLRLVEADLMKECSFDDAILGCHGVFHSASPVLKKPSSDPKTEVLEPAIEGTLNVLRSCKKNPSLRRVVLTSSSTALRNRPDEDLASSLKLDESSWSSVEHCQRLQLWYPLSKVLAEKAAGDFCEENGIDLVTVLPAWVIGPSLSPDLCLTASRVLSLLKGDTVWYGRMGYVHIDDVALCHILVYEHESAHGRYLCSSTVLDNDDLASLLSMRYPSLPIAKRLKQVSGPYYELDTSKLQSLGFKFKTIQEMFDDCIDSLVEQGHLSAL
- the LOC137729881 gene encoding tetraketide alpha-pyrone reductase 1-like isoform X3, with protein sequence MFDLGSPQLDLTIFLPAGALKQSNQKSAANLKGMDEKLESKGKVCVTGASGYLASCLIKWLLLSGYHVIGTVRDLGNQKKLAHLWKLEGATERLRLVEADLMKECSFDDAILGCHGVFHSASPVLKKPSSDPKTEVLEPAIEGTLNVLRSCKKNPSLRRVVLTSSSTALRNRPDEDLASSLKLDESSWSSVEHCQRLQLWYPLSKVLAEKAAGDFCEENGIDLVTVLPAWVIGPSLSPDLCLTASRVLSLLKAIKQGIPYGMEEWDMFTLMMLHSVTSWFMSMKVLMVDIFVAQQFWTTMTWLPYYPCGILPYLLPKG